The DNA region ATGCTGAATATCACATCGCCATCGCGCAACGTCTAGCGCGCTGTGTCGCCGAAGATATCGGCCTGAATCGTGTCGCTGCTTATCATGTCGCCACCGCGATGACCGAACTCGCCTCGAATATCCTGCGCCATGCTGGGTGCGGGGAGGCTCGAGTTCGGGAAATTCGCTGTGGCACCCTTCGTGGTATTGAAATCCAAGCAATTGATCAGGGGCCGGGGATCGTGGATTTAACCCTGGCACTGCGTGAAGGATTTACCACTGCGGGCGGGCTGGGTGGCGGTTTACCGGGCGTCAAACGCTTGATGGACGAGTTATGGCTCGGTAGCACTGCTAATGCCGGCACTCAGGTGGTGGCGCGCAAATGGATGTCTGTTCGGCGAGATCTTTGTGCCGCTTGAAGACCTAGACATTGGTAGCGCCTGGCGACCGCTGCCCGGCCAGGATATGTGTGGCGATGCAATCGGA from Gammaproteobacteria bacterium includes:
- the rsbT gene encoding Serine/threonine-protein kinase RsbT, yielding MPSLGSLQPDVIFVTEQIVAVNAEYHIAIAQRLARCVAEDIGLNRVAAYHVATAMTELASNILRHAGCGEARVREIRCGTLRGIEIQAIDQGPGIVDLTLALREGFTTAGGLGGGLPGVKRLMDELWLGSTANAGTQVVARKWMSVRRDLCAA